Below is a genomic region from Henckelia pumila isolate YLH828 chromosome 3, ASM3356847v2, whole genome shotgun sequence.
acaatatttttttttttcaacaaatGATTTGATAATTACAATATCAGCGTTCACACGCATCACCTGTGCTTTTTTGCTAGTTTTTATAAATGACCAACCATGATATTTGGTTTGGTGAATGAATATCGATTCTCTAAATCACTTAAATACAAGGGAACAAATGCATTAACTCAAAAACTCTAATGAAATAGCCTTATGGTTTATTTAACtcaattaatgaaaaatatttttttaatatcaaaaatattatttttaattataaatataaatcaagtttatctatttcaaaaatatatatttgttgtaAGTTTTACAAGAAGTTAATGATTTTTAGTTTATCATACATCAATGTTTCAAATTTGAGACGTGTTGAGACTAGGGCTGGCAAAAAAAACCGAAATGACGTCATACCGTCTTTACCATACcgaaaaaaaccaaaaatatcgaaaattttggtataccttaaatttcggtacggtatgataccgtatcgaaattttcggtatcggtAACGGTATaagattttcgaatttttggtatttcggtataccgaaaaaaaatcgatatacacggtatcggtatgataccgtgtataccgatatattttttaaaaaaaacaatataaaaaatcggtatacacggtatcataccgatatcgtaccgaatttcgatattcggtacggtatcgatatggatttatgtcatatcgaaatttcggtataccgaaattttcggtgaGACTCATTTGCAACAACTAACAATCTTCTTTCTCgactcaaaaaaataaaaataaaaataaatctcATGACTGACCTACCCTTACATTAATCATGAATATTTGGGAACTCTAATTTCCACAGGAAACTGAAATAGAATGAACTAATGATAGAGACAGACATACAGATTACAGACAGCATGGGATGTATATGTGTCAagtgttaatttttttaaaggatCTCATATGTTTCTATAAAAGCACTTAAAAACGTAAAATATGCTTTGTAatggctatatatatatatatattcttttgtaatgtaatatatatatggtACCGTTTGGTACATGAGATGGTAGTGGGATTGAGATACAAATTTTTACTCATCTCatgtttttctcatttttttgttaGCCCAATGATATTTGATGGCCCAATATAACATTAAATGTAGGCTTGATGACAAATACCTCTTAACTCATGGTATTAGTGGAGGATGAGTGTCATATAAGTAAAATTGTGTGAAATTGACAATAATGATTAAgagaataaacacaataatcctacaaaataaaaaacataaaaaataacatattaTTCATATCTATGTCTTGTTTATCCACATCTTATCATGTTTTTATTCATTTATCGTACATCTCATCCATGATACCAAATGGTAGTATAtatgcatatacatatatattttttcttttgtaatttgtaatgtaatatatatatacagtatatacatatatatatatagtatatatatatatatatatatatatatatatatatatatatatatatatagattgcGTTTACTTGCTATGATAAGTATAAGATTATATTAATAATCCTAAGCAATCACATGTTTACTTGTTTTTTAGGGCCCGTAGTAACTCATAAAACTCATCCATAGTTACctaatttaaactttaaaccTTGATGATTTATCACAAATAAAAGGTGTGATAAATAGTCATTATGTTTCtaattgaaaaaaattacactaatatccttaatttacttcccaaaaaaataatatatgaaaatctcatttacaaaaattatataacatggatataaatttcaaattttttaagatatattaatacatttcatttaatttaaatatacgAAATatccatttaaaaattataaaacatgaaaaaaattctaataatttaatatatgattaATACATTTCATTAGAATTTATCCTTATTCAtggggaaattttttttaactcaatttattaattttttttaaaaaaataaataatttttatactcaataattttggttaattaaaataatttacatgtggattaataataatttacatttttcaataaaaattacaaccccaattttacaaataaaaactaaaaataagattatattatatataaatgacAAAATTGTAACTCGTAATTTAATCATATTATcaatcacaaaattgatccatTAAAGTAAGCATGTGATTGTTTATGCATCATTATTCAACATCTTATAAAATTAGTTTAATaatcttattattatttatctatatataattgagcaatgctacatgtacaaccaAATTTATACATCAATTTGTACAAcacaaaaaaatcaatacaaaaatttcatttatcaaaatctcatgataaaTTGAATGTAAAATATCGCGGCATAATAGCGAAATCTCACGATATATTtcttgtaaatatcgttgtacacgaTATATGTTGTACCTCTAGCATTATTCATATATAATTAATGTCACTAAGTAAACACAACCATAATATATAGgttaaaaaataatgaatgaACATTTGACGAGTAGAGAAAACGGTTAGAGAAGATtccttatatatatatgaccCGCGAGAAATTCGGATACCAAGAATGAATCCTTCCAACTTGTAGCCAACCGTTGCGATGTTAGGGGCATAGCAGAGAGAAAATAAAGAAGGGAAAAGGAATTTTGGGGCAATTTCTGTTTTGACAGGATGTAATGCAGGGGTAGCAtccaaagaaaataatttttttttgtaaaaaaaaaaaataaaagtaaataaataaattcatgtgCTTCTTCTTGTTCTCCTCCATGATTCAGCCCTGCCCATCTGACAAATTCTTCATCTCCTTTATTTCCCATGTGATGGATGATATTGTTTTGCAATTGAAATAGTTTGCAAGGGGAAAGAAAGGAGAGGTTTGGAGaaacaaagaagaagaagaatttgtAGGATATTTAATTAGAAGATTTTGATGGGTGGGGCTAAAAATCAAGATTTTGTTATTCCTTCCAAATGCGTGGATTCTGCTAAATCCAAGAAAAGGCTTTATCAAGTTTGGAAGGGTCGAAATGTATGTGTTTCTTGGACCCTTTTtcatgttgtctttgttttgatTATCGTGTGTTTCTGTGTGTGAACATTTGCAATCTTCATTATCAAATGTGGTCTTTTTTAATTTATGTTCTTTTGTGAGTTTTGGAGCAAGAAAATGTTGGATTTCAAATGTTTCTTTTcatgtttttattttcttaggCAGATTTTCTTGTTTGATATGTTAGCAATGTGGGGAAGATTGAGAACTTATCCCACGTTTCTTCAGTCACTCATGAAACATATTATTTGTACTTCTGATTCTTGGTTGGATTGAATTATGTACATTGGAGAGAATATAATGGGTATACATGTATGTAATCTGAACCCTTTTAATGGATATTTATACAGCGGTTGTTAGACTATATTTTTGTCCTGAACTTCAAGAAATTCGATAAATTTGATGTCTGTTGATCTCTAGAGGTTCTTGATGACAAAATTACATTGAATCGCATTTGTAGAAGTATGTTTAATACTGGGGCAAACCTGTGGTTGTTTCACTTTCTTAAACAATATTTGACAACTTGTGTTGAATTTGGTGTTTTGAAGAAGAAAGTCACTAGAGAGAGACATGAACAGAAGAAATTGCATCACTATTTTTTCGTATGTTTTCTCTTCTCTGATGTTCTTTATGACATACGCAATTGTATTTTGCCCTTTATGTTCTGTCATCTTACTTGGAAGTGCTGATTTCATTTGAACTATTTTTGAATCCATCTGAAAATTAGCTCGAGCAATGAACTGATTCCTTTGACTTTCAGAAATTTTTGTGTGGAGGGAGATTGATCTTTGGTCCCGATGCGGGATCACTTCTTCTGTCTAGCTTCCTAATAGGAGCCCCTGCATTAACATTCTGTGCTAAGATGCTTGTAAGGATCCCAGAAGTTGATTCCTTGTACGGACACGTTGTATTTATTGTCGGACTTGTCCTCACATTTCTGGTGCGTAAACATAAGCATACTCCATAGAATTTATGGTGCATCGGTTTCATATAGTACCATGATTTACTAACATAGATTGGATTTACAGGTTTTGACATTTCTCGTCATGACATCTTCAAGGAATCCTGGAATAGTCCCGAGGAACACAAGACCGCCTGAGCCAGACAGCTTGTCGAATTCCAATTCATCTATAGAGTGGATTAACAATGCTACACCTGACTTAAAATTGCCAAGAACAAAAGATATCTTTGTCAACGGCCATACAGTTAAAGTGAAGTATTGTGATACATGTTTGCTGTATCGCCCCCCACGTTCATCTCAttgctcgatctgcaacaacTGTGTCCAGAGGTTCGATCACCATTGTCCGTGGGTGGGCCAATGCATTGGTGTTGTAAGTTACTTTTATGTTTTAAACCTCTTGGTTTCTTTATATAGCATTCCACCTAGTGGTGAACGGGTGAAGTACTTTTGTTTTCAGCCATGAATAACCCACAACCTCATAGCACCCCACATGTAGAGGTGCAAATGAACCAATCTAGCCTAATAGTAATTAATCTTTTATATTTGAGCTCAAGCTCAAACATTTTAATCTAACTAGATGTTCGACTAGAAACTTAAAATGATAATTTCTTTGAGTTCGATTCAATGCTGATCTCATATTTGAGCTTGATTTGTTTGGATTGAAATTAATAATCGAGCTCTATCACGTAAGAAGCTCGAACAATGGGTCGAGCTCTGTTAATTTTAAGTTCACTTATAAAatactaaataaaaaataaaagctcGCAAGCAATTGAATATAATAATAGTTCATGCTCATAATCATCCTGAAAATATATTCTTTAATGTTGCAAAGTAAATGAAGATTTGAAATAATTGCTAGTGAAGTATTGGTCTCGCTTATGAACCTTGTACATGGCTTCTAGTGATATAATGGAATTACAGTCTCCACGACAACATCAAATGATTGTTCAGAATGTGATCACCCTAGAGACCCAATGCATGAGTCATCATGACCCAAGCTTAAAATGCTCTATTTTCCTGCATAACTCATTATATTTACATGTTTAATTCATTGGAAAATTCTTTAGTGCGTCCCTATCCATCTTGGATGTCCAGAATGAAAAAGGCAAATAAGCATTCATAAAACAAGTGACTACTGTACCATGCTCCATGTTTTCTTGTCTGATTTTGTCGTAGAATTGACTTACACTTGCCTCTTTATGCTGATTTGATGCAGCGCAACTACCGGACTTTTATCATGTTTGTATCATCTTCAACAATCTTGTGCAtatatgttttcacattttCTTTGTTGCATCTCCTTGAACAACCGGGTCGCATTTGGACTAGCATGTCGAGGGATATCGTGTCAGTTGCTCTTATAATCTACTGCTTCATTGCGGTGTGGTTCGTTGGTGGCCTTAGCGTATTCCATTTTTATCTCATCTGCACCAACCAGGTTAGCCTCGTTTCATTTAAACACAGGGcttaatcatatttttttgGAAGTTACTTGATATATAAATTACTACAGATTTTTGCCTGCCTGGTGGCTAATGCGCTTTTGATTTATTGTGAAGCTACAGTAGTCCATTTGCATGTTCCATTTTTTATAAACAAGTTCTAAAATGCCGTTTCAAGATTTAACAGATGAAACATCCATGCTGTATAGATATTGTTAATTTCATGGTCTGTACGCATTCTAAAGCATAGTCTCAACAACTCACAGACAACGTACGAAAACTTTCGTTACCGCTATGATAAGAAGGAAAATCCATACAATCGAGGAGTGATCAAGAACCTCCAGGAAATCTTTTTCTCCAAGACGGTACCTTCTCTGGTAAACTTCCGGGAATGGGTGACTAAAGAAGACGACACTATTTTTGAGTCCA
It encodes:
- the LOC140886698 gene encoding probable protein S-acyltransferase 1 isoform X1, with translation MGGAKNQDFVIPSKCVDSAKSKKRLYQVWKGRNKFLCGGRLIFGPDAGSLLLSSFLIGAPALTFCAKMLVRIPEVDSLYGHVVFIVGLVLTFLVLTFLVMTSSRNPGIVPRNTRPPEPDSLSNSNSSIEWINNATPDLKLPRTKDIFVNGHTVKVKYCDTCLLYRPPRSSHCSICNNCVQRFDHHCPWVGQCIGVRNYRTFIMFVSSSTILCIYVFTFSLLHLLEQPGRIWTSMSRDIVSVALIIYCFIAVWFVGGLSVFHFYLICTNQTTYENFRYRYDKKENPYNRGVIKNLQEIFFSKTVPSLVNFREWVTKEDDTIFESMTKKFGGDIMKSNGKMDIEAGILGKDGKPYPDLLQNLDYKGIEDSLKKDRGGKIVSDPFFFPMAQEGEGGRHSNADEDDADDETENSSQRTSSAVLRV
- the LOC140886698 gene encoding probable protein S-acyltransferase 4 isoform X2, producing MLVRIPEVDSLYGHVVFIVGLVLTFLVLTFLVMTSSRNPGIVPRNTRPPEPDSLSNSNSSIEWINNATPDLKLPRTKDIFVNGHTVKVKYCDTCLLYRPPRSSHCSICNNCVQRFDHHCPWVGQCIGVRNYRTFIMFVSSSTILCIYVFTFSLLHLLEQPGRIWTSMSRDIVSVALIIYCFIAVWFVGGLSVFHFYLICTNQTTYENFRYRYDKKENPYNRGVIKNLQEIFFSKTVPSLVNFREWVTKEDDTIFESMTKKFGGDIMKSNGKMDIEAGILGKDGKPYPDLLQNLDYKGIEDSLKKDRGGKIVSDPFFFPMAQEGEGGRHSNADEDDADDETENSSQRTSSAVLRV